DNA sequence from the Procambarus clarkii isolate CNS0578487 chromosome 9, FALCON_Pclarkii_2.0, whole genome shotgun sequence genome:
GGAAAGACATGGTAGTAATGTATCTACCGAGAGAAAAGTTACAGTGGTGTGAGACGCTCCTAACCAGCACCCTCTCACAGTAACCAGGTACCAGTAACACCCACAAGTAACCAGGTACCAGTAACACCTACAAGTAACCAGTTACCAGTAACACCTACAAGTAACCAGTTACCAGTAACACCTACAAGTAACCAGTTACCAGTAACACCCACAAGTAACCAGGTACCAGTAACACCCACAAGTAACCAGGTACCAGTAACACCCACAAGTAACCAGGTACCAGTAACACCCACAAGTAACCAGGTACCAGTAACACCCACAAGTAACCAGGTACCAGTAACACCCACAAGTAACCAGGTACCAGTAACACCCACAAGTAACCAGGTACCAGTAACACCTACAGTGTAAGTATCGCGGAATACCTTGTGCTCCAGCGCGACACAGGAGGCCCTCAAGCGGCAGGAACACCGGACCAACTCACTCACctgaaacacaaacacacacaattaAACCAGAACTGAAATAATCCTCCGTAGGCCTTATTCATCACACATGTGTCCAGCATCATCACTTGAAAATTGTGTAAATTCATTAAAATCAGTTTAAAACATTCATCAAAAACTCTCGTAACAATTATTTAATTCATCAAAAATATTCGTAAAAAACTTATTCAATTCATCAAACACTCGTaaaacaattttttaattcatcaaaAACACTCGTCAAACAATTCTTAATTCATCAAAAACACTCGTAAACAATGACTTAATTCATCACACTCGTAAACAATGATTTAATTCATCAAACACTTGTAAAACAATTTTTAATTCATCAAAAACACTCGTAAAACAACATATCCTTTACAGAATGTAACACTGTGTTCGTCCCTGGCTGAAAGTGTTTCTTCCTGATGGCTTGCAACTCAAAAGTATTGCAAATGAATTTAAATGATTTTCTAATTTATAATTCTAACGAAATATGTGGTCATCATTGTAATACACATGTCATTATTATCACATGTCCTCATTGTAACGCAATATGTCATCACTGTAACAAAACATTATATcattgtgatacacaacatatcatTGTAACACATGACATCATTGTAACACATGACACCATTGTAACAAATGTTACAATGATGTCAAATTTTAACACAAAAATCGACGTTTTTCATAATGCAACATTATAAAATATATTTCATATTATATTTAGTTTCATtgtaaccaccccccccccaccccaacccaccCAATGGACCCACCTCAccgccccctccccaaccccttgCCCACcgcccatgtccccccccccattccctccactcaccccaaccccctccctactcccccttcccctcagtCCACCCCATCATTTCCCATCAGCAGGAAGAGGACCTCCCCACTCTTACATCCGGTATAGGTGTTCTTCTTGTTGAAGGTTGGATGACAGGAGTGAGGCTTGGATGACAGGAGTGAGCGTTTGGATGACAGGAGTGATGGTTTGGATGACAGGAGTGAGGCTTGGATGACAAAAGTAAGGCTTAGATGACAGGAGTGAGGGCTTGGATGACAGGAGTGATGGTTTGGATGACAGGAGTGAGGGCTTGGATGACAGGAGTGAGGGCTTGGATGACAGGAGTGAGGCTTGGATGACAGGAGTGATGGTTTGGATGACGAGTGAGGGCTTGGATGACAGGACTGATGGTTTGGATGACAACAGTGAGCGTTTGGATGACAGGAGTGAGGCTTGGATGACAGGAGTGAGGGCTTGGATGACAGGAGTGAGGGCTTGGATGACAGGAGTGATGGTTTGGATGACAGGAGTGAGGGCTTGGATGACAGGAGTGAGGCTTGGATGACAGGAGTCAGGGTTGGATGACAGGAGTCAGGGTTGGATGACAGGAGTCAGGGTTGGATGACAGGAGTCAGGGTTGGATGACAGGAGTGAGGCTTGGATGACAGGAGTGAGGCTTGGATGACAGGAGTGATGGTTTGGATGACGAGTGAGGGCTTGGATGACAGGACTGATGGTTTGGATGACAACAGTGAGCGTTTGGATGACAGGAGTGAGGCTTGGATGACAGGACTGATGGTTTGGATGACAGGAGTGAGGGCTTGGATGACAGGAGTGAGGGCTTGGATGACAGGAGTGAGGCTTGGATGACAGGAGTGAGGGTTGGATGATAGGAGTGAGGCTTGGATGACAGGAGTGAGGGCTTGGATGACAGGAGTGAGGGCTTGGATGATAGGAGTGAGGCTTGGATAACAGGAGTGAGGGCTTGGATGACAGGAGTGAGGGCTTGGATGACAGGAGTGAGGGCTTGGATGACAGGAGTGAGGCTTGGATGACAGGAGTGAGCGTTTGGATGTCAGGAGTGAGGCTTGGATGACAGGAGTGAGGGTTTGGATGACAGGACTGATGGTTTGGATGACAGGACTGATGGTTTGGATGACAGGAGTGAGGGTTGGATGACAGGAGTGAGGGCTTGGATGACAGGAGTGAGGGCTTGGATGACAGGAGTGAGGCTTGGATGACAGGAGTGAGGGCTTGGATGACAGGAGTGAGGCTTGGATGACAGGAGTGAGAGCTTGAATGACAGGAGTGAGGGCTTGAATGACAGGAGTGAGGGCTTGGATGACAGGAGTGAGGCTTGGATGACAGGAGTGAGGCTTGGATGACAGGAGTGAGAGCTTGGATGACAGGAGTGATGGTTTGGATGACaggaaccaccaccaaccaccaccaaccaccaccatcaccaaccaccaccaccaccaaccaccatcaccaaccaccaccacccgtcacaccaccacaaccaccaccaccgtgacgcccgtcaacaacaacaacaagcaccacacaacacgtcTCAACCAGCACACAACACAATATATAAAGCAAAACCTTCGAACAAAACATTTGCCTCAACGAACGGACGCGTCCGAACACGAATCTTAAATAACACAGAAAAGAGAGAATGAAGGaagggaggaggggaagaggCAGGAATTGAGAacataatacaaaaaaaaaatggaccaaaccagagaaaaaaaaaattcatcacagCAATGGCGACAACGGACCTAAAATTAAGAGATAAAAGCACCCCCAAAAAACTGGGAAAAATATAAATTCCCaaaccaacccctcccccccccccttaaaaagCGTACCATCTGGTAACTCGCCAACCggttcctccctcccctcccttcccctcccctcccctctctctctctcacactctccccccTTTTCCTCTTTGCTGGACCTTCTTACCTggattatcttttttttttacctgttcGGCCCTTTTACCCGTGTGAACGTCATGTCAAGCTTTCCATATTTTAGAGGAGAGAATGGTCACATGTgagccatgggggggggggcgcgcccgggggtggggggtgatgggggtgaggctggggttgatggggtgaggctggggttgatggggtgaggctggggttgatggggtgaggctggggttgataggggtgaggctggggttgatggggtgaggctggggttgatggggtgaggctggggttgatgggggtgaggctggggttgatGGGGGTGAGGCTGGAGTTGatgggggtgaggctggggttgaggctggggttgatggggtgaggctggggttgatgggggtgaggctggggttgatgggggtgaggctggggttgatggggtgaggctggggttgatggggtgaggctggggttgatggggtgaggctggggttgatgggggtgaggctggggttgatgggggtgaggctggggttgatgggggtgaggctggggttgatgggggtgaggctggggttgatgggggtgaggctggggttgataggggtgaggctggggttgatgggggtgaggctggggttgatgggggtgaggctggggttgatgggggtgaggctggggttgatGGGATGAGGCTGGGGTTGatggggtgaggctggggttgatggggtgaggctggggttgatggggtgaggctggggttgatggggtgaggctggggttgatggggtgaggctggggttgatggggtgaggctggggttgatGGGGATGAGGCTGGGGTTGatgggggtgaggctggggttaatggggtgaggctggggttgatggggtgaggctggggttgatggggtgaggctggggttgatgggggtgaggctggggttgatgggggtgaggctggggttgatgggggtgaggctggggttgatGGGGGTGAGGTTGGGGTTCatggggtgaggctggggttgatggggtgaggctggggttgatgggggtgaggctggggttgatgggggtgaggctggggttgatggggtgaggctggggttgatggggtgaggctggggttgatggggtgaggctggggttgatgggggtgaggctggggttgatgggggtgaggctggggttgatgggggtgaggctggggttgatgggggtgaggctggggttgatgggggtgaggctggggttgatgggggtgaggctggggttgatgggggtgaggctggggttgatGGGGTGAGACTGGGGTTGatggggtgaggctggggttgatggggtgaggctggggttgatggggtgaggctggggttgatggggtgaggctggggttaatgtgggtgaggctggggttaatggggtgaggctggggttaatggggtgaggctggggttaatggggtgaggctggggttaatggggtgaggctggggttgacagggggaggggaagaggacgGAACGAGTGAAGGGATAGGGAGACGGAAGATAAAGGGTAGTAAGGAATTGAAGAGGAAAGGGAAAAAGGGAATAGGAAGAAGCATAAgaatagtgagggggggggggaacagagaAAATGTATGACGAaatgttggagagagagagagattgagagagagagagagaggcagagagagaggcagagagagaggcagagatagagagagagacagagagccacctacgtgggggggggggcagaaacatTCAGTATGCACACACCTTAAACTGAACCGAACACACAATAaacatctccactatacactacactatATTCACTATAGAGACTGTC
Encoded proteins:
- the LOC138362770 gene encoding SUMO-interacting motif-containing protein 1-like translates to MVVVGGGWWWFLSSKPSLLSSKLSLLSSKPHSCHPSLTPVIQALTPVIQALTPVIQALTPVIQASLLSSKPSLLSSKPHSCHPSPHSCHPSPHSCHPTLTPVIQTISPVIQTISPVIQTLTPVIQASLLTSKRSLLSSKPHSCHPSPHSCHPSPHSCHPSPHSCYPSLTPIIQALTPVIQALTPVIQASLLSSNPHSCHPSLTPVIQALTPVIQALTPVIQTISPVIQASLLSSKRSLLSSKPSVLSSKPSLVIQTITPVIQASLLSSKPHSCHPTLTPVIQP